GCACGCACGCGCTCTGGCCGACAGCGAGGCCAACCTCGCCGAGGAGCGGCGCCTGTTCTACGTTGCCGCCACCCGCGCCCGCCGCCGCCTGTTCATCACCTGCCCTGCGGTGCGACGGCGGCGCGGTCCCGGCGGCCGCCCGGAGGAGCACGCCGCCGAGCCGTCCCGCTTCCTGGCCGAGATACCCGCCCACTTGGTCGACGGCGCTCCCGACGAACAGGAACTGGCCCCCGAGCAGGCGAGCGCCCTGTTCGCCGACCTCAAGCGCCGCCTCGCCTCGCGCTGAAACGGAGCGGCATTTCGCGCGCGGGCGAACGGGCCGAACGGGAGCCGAACGGGCGGTCTCATTTGACATGACGCGGCGGTTTCCTTAGGTTGCGTGCGACGGGACAGGCCCGAAACGGCCATAATTCTCCACGTCCCGGAACCGCAACCCGACCTGACCAGAACGAGGTAAACTCCATGCCCGAAAAGAATCAATCGACCAAGAACGTGTACTTCTTCGGCGCCGGCAGCGCCGAGGGCAAGGCCGAGATGAAGGAGCTGCTCGGCGGCAAGGGCGCCAACCTGGCCGAGATGACCAATCTCGGCATCCCGGTGCCGCCCGGGTTCACCATCTCTACCGAAGTGTGCGCGGCGTTCTACGACAACGACCGCACCTACCCCGCCGGGCTCCGGGAGGAGGTCGCCGAGCACCTGGAGCGGCTGGAGACGATGATGGGCAAGAAGCTCGGCGACGCCGGCGATCCGCTGCTGGTGAGCGTGCGCTCCGGCGCCGCGCAGTCGATGCCGGGCATGATGGACACGGTGCTCAACCTCGGCCTCAACGATGCGGCGGTGGAGGGTCTGGCCGAGCAGTCGGGCAACGCGCGCTTCGCCAAGGACGCCTACCGGCGCTTCATCCAGATGTACGGCGACGTGGTGATGGGGGTGAAGCACGAGCACTTCGAGCACGCCCTCGACGCCGCCAAGGAACGCAAGGGGGTGACCGAGGACACCGATCTGGACGCCGATGACCTCGACGGCGTGATCGCCGCCTACCAGGAGATCTACGCCGGCCACACCGGCAGCCCGTTTCCGCAGGCGCCGCTCGATCAGCTCTGGGGGGCCATCGACGCGGTGTTCGGCTCCTGGAACAGCACGCGGGCGATCCGCTACCGGCAGATCGAAGGTATCAAGGGACTGCTCGGCACCGCCGTCAACGTGCAGTCGATGGTGTTCGGCAACTTCGGCGACGACTCCGGCACCGGCGTGTGCTTCACCCGCGACCCGTCCACCGGCGAGAACACCTTCTACGGCGAATACCTGATCAACGCCCAGGGCGAAGACGTGGTAGCCGGCATCCGTACGCCGCTGCCGCTCAGCCAGTTGCGCGACACCGCCCCGGAGATGATGACCCAGTTGGAAGGCGTGCGTGAGCGGCTCGAGAAGCACTACCGCGACATGCAGGACATGGAGTTCACCATCCAGCAGGGCCGGCTGTTCCTGCTGCAGACCCGCAACGGCAAGCGCACCGGTCCGGCTGCCGTCAAGCTGGCCATAGACATGGTGGACGAGGGGCTCGTCTCGCGGCAGGAGGCGATCGGCCGCGTGACGGCCGACCTGCTCGACCAGTGCCTGCATCCAATGATCCGGGCGGAGGCGCGGCCGTCCGCCAAGGTGCTCGCCACCGGGCTCAACGCCTCGCCCGGAGCGGCCACCGGGCAGGTCGTGTTCACCGCCGAGGACGCCGAGGAGTGGGTGGCACAGGGCAAGCGGGTGCTGCTGGTGCGCCGCGAGACCTCGCCCGAGGACATCGGCGGCATGCACGCAGCCGAGGGCATTCTTACCGCCACCGGCGGCATGACCTCGCACGCCGCGGTGGTGGCGCGCGGCATGGGCACCCCGTGCGTGGCCGGCTGCAAGGAGGTGATGATCAGCGGCACCACCGCCAGCATCGACGGCTTCCCGGTGGAGGAAGGCCAGTGGATGACCATCGACGGCGGCACCGGAGAGGTGTTCGACCGCGAGCTGCCGCTGATCACCCCCAAGGTAGCCGGCGACCTGGCGACCTTCCTGGAGTGGACCGACGAGGTGCGCGATGGCGCCTCTCGGGAGGGCCTGGAGGGATTCGGCATCCGCACCAACGCCGACCTGCCGCGCGACGCCCAGGTGGCGCGCGAGTTCGGCGCCGAGGGCATCGGCCTGTGCCGTACCGAGCACATGTTCTTCGACGAGGGCAAGCTGGAGATCTTCCAGGAGATGATCGTGGCCGAGGATGCCGCCACCCGAAAGGCGGCCCTGGACCGGCTGCTGCCGCTGCAGCGCGAGGACTTCGCCGGCATCTTCCGGGCGATGGACGGCTTCCCGGTCACCGTGCGCCTGCTCGATCCGCCGCTGCACGAGTTCGTGCCCAAGACCGAGGCCGACGCCGCGGCGCTGGCCCAGGCCTCCGGGGTGCCGCTCGACCGCCTGCAGGCCAAGATCGAAGCACTGCACGAGATGAACCCGATGCTCGGCCACCGCGGCTGCCGGCTCGGCATCACCTACCCGGAGATCTACGACATGCAGGTGCGCGCCATCATGGAGGCGGCGTGCGCGGTGGCGGCCGGCGGCGCCGGCGTGCTGCCGGAGATCATGATCCCGCTGGTCGGCACCGTGGAGGAGCTGAGCCGCTTGCGCGAGCGCGCCGAGAAGGTGGCAGCCGACGTGCTGGCGAACGCCGGAACCAGGGTCGACTACCAGATCGGCACCATGATCGAGATCCCGCGTGCCGCGGTCACCGCCGACCGCGTCGCCGAGGCGGCCGACTTCTTCTCGTTCGGCACCAACGACCTCACCCAGATGATGTTCGGCTACTCGCGCGACGACGCCGGCGTGTTTCTCCCCGAGTACGTGGAGAAGGGCATCCTGGAGGAGGATCCGTTCCAGGTGCTGGACCGTGAAGGCGTCGGCACGGTGGTGGAAATGGGCGTGCAGCGCGGCCGCGCAACCAAGCCGGACCTGAAGGTGGGCATCTGCGGCGAGCACGGCGGCGACCCGTCGTCGATCGAGTTCTGCTACCAGGCGGGCATGAACTACGTCTCCTGCTCCCCCTACCGCGTCCCTATCGCCCGCCTCGCCGCCGCCCACGCCGTGCTCGGCATCTCCCCGTAAACGGCTGCTTGGAGCGCACGGACCAGAGCAGCCGAACTCTCACACGGGGTAAGGTGATTTCGTAGTTATCCGGCGCACTCGGTGCTACTGGAATGATCGGTCGAACCATGGTATCCTCGTGCCATGGCTGAGTACCGCGCCGCCGCCGTGCCGCGCCCGGTCAGGCGCGAGACGCCGCGGTTGGAGTTTCCCGGCTGCCGGCCGGTGCGCATTTCGCGCGCCGACCTCGAGAGCTGTGAGCGCCGTATCGAGTACTGGGACGCCGCCACCGAGACCGCCATGGTGTGCGACCCGGTCAGCGTCTACCACGAGCACGCTGGGCAACGCCTACGCGAGTTGCTGACGCTGATTGCGCAGGTGCGAGGTTCGCCCATTGCCACCTTCGGCGCCGCCGACCTTCTGCTGCGCGATGCCGACGGCGCTTGGCGGCGCATCCTGGAGGCCGACCAGACCGTCTACCTGCACCCGCGCACCACGCGGCCCCCGGGCGCCAGGATCGAAGTGGGCACCGACGCGCTGCCGGACGTGGTGCTGGAGGTCGACAACACCACCGACGTGCGCCGCGGCAAGCTGTCGCTGTACGAGTCGTGGGGCTTCCCGGAGGTGTGGGTCGAGGTGCCCGATAAGTCCTCCCCGAGCCGCCCGGCGGGCTTGCACTCCGGCTTGACGATCTACCTGCTGGAGCACGGGAGCTTTCGCACCGCGCCGGTCAGCCGCGCCTTTCCGGGCTGGACGGCGGCTGAGATCCACCCAGCGCTGAACGAGCTCGAGCTGTCGGATGCCACCATGGCCGTGTTGCGCAGGCTCGGACGAACGCTGGGTGCGGCGCTGGGAACCGGGCCGGACGTCGACCCGCTGCTGCGCACCGAGCGCCGGGAAAGTCGCGCCGAGGGCCTTCTCGCAGGCCGGACGGCGGGACACGCGGAAGGCCGGGCCGAGGCGCGCGCGGCGACACAGCGGGAGGCCGTCCTCCAGGTGTTGAAGTTGCGCGGCCTGCCGGTCTCGGCGGCGCTTTCCCGCCACCTGGCGCAGTTGCAGGGCGTCTCCACCGCGGCTTTGGTAGAGGCCGCGCTGCACTGCCGCGACGAAGACGACTTCCTGCGGCGGACTCGCAGGAAACAACGCTGAAGCGCCGGTATCCAAGTGGCCCGGCTCACGGCACGCGCTCGCGCTACCATTGCCGATCCGCGCCACGACGTCTTCGGCAGTGCCGTGACCGGCTGGGCAATCGCCGTCACAATCTCAGGGATGGCCGAGAGTTCGTCGACGAACGGCTTCGCATCTGCCAGCTCGCCTCCGCGGAGCTTCTTCCACGTGGTAGCATCAGGTCGGTGGCGTCCGTCCGCGGTGTCCCGGCGTTTCCGGCTACTGCGTAGTCGCCGCGGCTTCGTTCCAGGAGGTTGACAGTCGCCGCCGGTATTCGTTGCAGCGGCTCAGTCCGTAGTCGTACCGAGCCGCGTCGCATCGCAAATCGACTACTCGGACACGGAGAGGTGCCGAAAACCGCTCGTGCACATAGCTCTCGGCGCTGGCGGTCAGGACCCGTTTCTGCTCACTCGACAGCCCGTACATCCGCGCCGTGCCGACCGGACCGACGTCCGGATCCCGGTAGAGCTTCGCGCCGTACGCGCGGCGAGCGGATCGACGAGCATCCACCCGTCACTTCCGTAGCATTCGGCCAGCACGTGGCCGTCGTCACTCCCGTCAAGCGCAAACACGATCCGTGCCGGGATCCACTCACCTCGCAGAGCGCACAGCACCCCGGGCCAACTCAGCGCACCAGTCGCTGCCCTTGGCGACGACGAACTCCTCCACCCCGCCCCAAATGAAGTCATCGGGCGACGCGTAGTACCCGCCGCGGGCAGAGCGTTCGGGTGCCGGAAGCTACACTTCTATGTCTCTGGAAAGAATCCCAGCGACATGATCTCGCAGTCCGCCGAATACGCCCCAACGGCAAATTCGGCATAGCGTGCCAAAAATCGGCGCCTCCGACGAAGCTCCGTTGCATTGCGGTCACCGGCATCCGGCGAACGCATGAACCTGCCGTCGTTGCATCGCAGATCTCCACCGCACAGTCCTGCACGACCGCATCCACCGTCCGGGAGTGATAGATGCGCTCGGCAAGAAGACGATCGTAGGCCCTGATAAAGACTCGACACCCCGCTCTCGGATCCCGCACGAGCTTGCTCCTTACGCTCCCGACACTACGACATACAGCATCGCCCCGTAACGGACCAAGTGTCGATGTGGCGCGCACTGCCGCTGCAGTGTGCAACTCTGGCAATCCCGCGTTTCAAACCTCCCGAAATCTTGACTGGACCGTATAGCTACTCTTCGACAACCAATGGCTTGAGGATCTCACGATAGCCCGGTATACGACTAGTATCCACCGACTCGGCCGCTGCAAGGAGGAGCTTCGCAACGAAACTAAGATCATCAGTCGGAAGCTCAAGCACCTTCTCAATAGGAGGAACCGTCTGTTGCGGACGAAGAAGGCGAAAAGACTCTGACTCCACTATTCTCTGCCATTCAAGCCTCTGCCAAGCGGCAAGACGTCCTGTAAGCAAGTCTTTGAATCTCGACTCCTTCGTGCACGCGACGAAACAAACTCCAGAAGTCCAATATAGACTCGGAACTGCGTGCTCAACTCGAACGACTGCCTTGATAACGGCAAGTGTGAATCTATCGAATACCCCAACACTATTTTGACCATCTGCCCAGTGATCAAGAATGGACTTTCCCGGGTATCCTGTGGGAAACATCCCATCCAACGCACGCCCTAGCTCTGTTATCTTCTCCGTGCCCCCCGCAATCGTGGCGTAGATCCCGAATGCGATGACAGCATCTCTCGCGGCTTGCGCACTCACTGGCTGAGAGAGCGCTTCCCTATCCAAAACCGGGATCAGGCCTCTCGGCGGGTTGCTTGGATCGAATCGATCGCCCCCCTGAGTGTAAAGGTCTGACAAATGTGATTGGGCTTCAAGGTACTCCTTGTAATGTTCAACGAATCTAGTGACATCATGGTTTACTACGGCCTGTCTAATGTGCTTCGTCCGACGGTCGATCTCCATCACTGGGATCGGTCCCCGCCCCAGACGATCTTCAAACGTCTCACTGATTCCTACGTCGATCCCGAGAGTGACTTCTATCCTCGCTAGCATGTACCAGACGATATCGATGTGCCCGAGGGGCAGTTCGCGAATCGTGGAAGGGGGCTCTGGATTACTGCAGGAACCAGCGTCCAGGCTGATTGCTGTGCCGTACATCGTGCCACCGCCCTCCCCTGCACGCGAAAGCACCCACAACACCGAATGACGGACCACTCGATGGCAATACGCAGAACGTAGGCTTTCGTCTGGATCAATATCCGACAACGCCTGTACAGCATCTGCAAGCGACCTCAGTGCATCGCCTCTATTCCCTGCCTCAAACCCCGCCACTGCTGAGTCCGCACGCAAACCTATTTCGATCGGCGCCATGTCGTGGCCTCCAGCGATAACGGATCTCGCGGCCGCGGCAGCCTCCAGAAACCACTCCTGCGCTTGTAGCAACTCACCACACTTCGACGCGCAGATGGCCGCCTTGCGTAGCATGAACGCGCGCTCCACCAGATTGGACGCCATTTGCATAGCCATGCCTCGGTAAATGGTGAGGGCCGATCCGTAATCGCCATTACGGAAATACACGTTTGCCAGGGCGCGCAAGAGAATAGGATCATCTCCGACCCTCGCTAGTGCCTCGTGAAGGATCCTGAGCGCACCTGCCGTGTCATTCTGGTACTCATCCCGCATCACCGCCTGAGCCACTGAACACTGAAGAGAAACTGAGCGTGTTCGCCAACTTCGAGTCGTCACGGCCATTCGCTTGTAGCGCATCGCCACGTCAGCAGCTTCGAACCGCTCTTGATCACTCCGCCTTTGCTGAGCCCAAGGCCCGCTGATGATGTCGTGGTAGTCCGAATATGATGGATCTATCGGTGTAAGCCAAAGCTCTCGCTCGCTTTCGTCAAGCTGGTCGAGTACGTTGATGATATGCTCTAGCTTCCGTGCAGGAGAGAAAGCCATTCATCGACATAATTCGCCACGCCGATTGTGCGAAGCACGACGAGTAGTGCGCTCAACTCCAGGTTATCTCTCTCTTCGCTCGGAAGATTCACGACATTGCGAAAAAGCGCGGCCACAATGTCGGAAGCTCGCTCTCTGTCGCCGGCCGCCGCTGCTAGCTTGAACTGTGCGAGCTGCAATATCCAAGATGTCTTAGAATCCTCAGGATACATAGGCACATCGACCTTGGCAAACCGAAACAGAAAAAGGTGTTCGATCAGCGTTGCGGGGTCGATCTAGATCGCCCTTACCACACTCCCATTTAACTCTTTGAATGAGATCTCGGTGTAGTGCGTAGTCGTCGCGCTCGGCGCAGAACGTCCTCACGACTTCTGGGAACCTATCGCTCTGTAGAATCGCACGAAGCGGTTCGATCTCTTCGCTTGTAGCCCTGGCGCTTACTTTCTTCCAATACTGTAGCCCGGGCATACCCGCTGGTCGCTCACTGATGGCGCGCTCTGTTCCGATCTCAGAGGTCGTAACGAAAACGAATTCGATCTTTCGATCTGTATAGCGGTTGGCGAATCCAACAAACGATCCGACGGCCTTAACGACACTCTCTGATACGAGAGTCACGGGACCCGATCTCGCAGTGTCCTTAACTTGGGTGGGCCGAAGAACTCCATCGGCAATGAACGCGTAGTCTTCGGCAACCTCTAGAATCAAATATCCGTCGTCCGCAAGATGTAGCCGCTCAAGTGTCGCAGAGACTACTTGATACGCATAGCCCCGGAGCGCGGCAACTGCTTGGCGCGCAGCATCACCCTTCGGCTCACTGTCGCCCGTGCTGAATACTTCCTCAGTCGTCACTTCTTCCTCTGACCGACACAAGGGTCGGTTCGAACTAGAGATCGACGTAGACCAATGCGCTATCGGCGCGGAAGGCGGCTGGTTCAGACTCGATCTAGGTGGCGGAGCGCGCTGCTCGATGTCCGGTCGAGGACGAAGACGCATCGTTCCACCTGCGCGAATGTACCGTTCCACTTCGCGAGGCTCAAGACCGACGCCGACGGCAACGGCGTAGGTCCGCCCGATCCTCTTGTGTTACCTCGGTGGCTTCGATCGGGCGTCCGTGTTGCTCAGGTGATCGATTCGGTTCAGGTAGCGCAGTTGCCGGTGGTCCGGGGTGATCGAGATCCGACTGATTCCGGCGTTGTCATGGACGAAGCGTTCTTGCCACTTCGTATGGAGGGGGATCCCGAACAGCGCGCTTACCAGACTTGACCCGGAGCCGCTGTGCAGGATCGCCGCTATCCGGTGATCCGCGTCTCCGTGGTCCTCTTCCAGGTGGGCGATGAACGACAGCGCGTTGCGATGGGCGAGTTCCAGCATCGCCCGGTCGCCCGCCCAGTCGTGGAACCACCAGCCCCGGTCGGTGACGTCGGCAGGCAACACGTAGCCGGGGAACGTCGCGCTCATTTCGTTCCGGGTAAGTCCGGGGAGTTGCACGCTGTTCTCGTCTGAGCGCGGCTCCCACACGCCGCCCCACTCGTGAAGGCCGACGAACACATGCGGAGAGAGATCAAGCAACTCGCCGATGATCCGTGCCGTCTGCAGGGTTCTCAGCATCGGCCCGCAGTAGAGAGTGGTGATGCCCTCGTCCCGGAGCGATTCGCCGGCCAGCCGTGCTTGCTGCTTGCCGAGGTCGGTCAGCGGCGGGTCCGCCATGCGCGGCGCGGTCACAGCGGGCAGAGCGCCCCCGTGCGCGGCCAGCGCCTGCTCTCTCAGGTTATTGGCCGACTGGCCGTGCCTGATGAGATACAACTCCATGTCGGCGAACGAGGAACAGGCTTGGGCGAGCCTGAACCAGCCGCCGACAAAGCGGGCGGCCGGCTCAGGGCTTCATGCCGAGTTGGCGAAGGCCTCGAGGTGTTGGCTGCGGGAGGGGTGGCGCAGGCGGCGCAGAGCCTTCTTCTCGATCTGGCGGATGCGCTCCTTGGTGAGCGAGTAGCGCGAGCCGATCTCCTTCAGCGACAGCGGCTGCTTGCCGTTCAGGCCGAAGCGACGCACGATGATGTCGGCTTCCTTCTCGGTGAGGGTGGCCAGTACCTTGTTGATCTGATCCTTCAGCGCGCTGTCGTACGCCTGGTCTTCGGGCGACTGGTACTCGGTGTCGGCCACGAAGTCGCCGATGCTGGAAGCGTCGCGGTCGGTCCCCACCGGGCTGTCGAGCGACACCAGATCACGCGAGATGCTGACCAGCGACTCGACGTGGGCGGGGGCCATGTCCACTTCTTTCGCCACCGACGCGAGGTTGGGCTCTGCGGAACGGTCGCCCTGCAACTGCTTGCGGGCCTTCTCGATCTGCACCAGCTCGTTGGCGCGGTTCAGCGGCAGGCGGATCATGCGCGACTTCTCGCACACCGCCTTGAGGATTGCCTGGCGGATCCACCACACCGCGTAGGAAATGAAGTGGTATCCCTTGGTAACGTCGAAACGCTCGACGGCGTTCATCAGGCCGATGTTGCCCTCGCTGATCAGGTCGATCAGCGGCAGGCCCTGGTTCTGGTACTTCTTGGCGACGTTGACCACGAAGCGCAGGTTGGCCCGCACCAAGTGTTCCTTGGCGGCTTCATCGCCGTCGCGAGCGCGGGTGGCCAAGTCGACTTCCTGCTCGCGGGTGAGCAACGGTATCCGGTTGATGTCGCGCAGGTACAACGACAGTACGCTGTCGTCGCCGCTGTCCGCGGTGGAGCGCTGCCGGGTGACGGGCTTACGCGCGCTGGTAGATTTCCTCTGAGGCATAGTCTTTCGTCTCTTCCTGTTTCGGAAGTCGTTAAGCAATTTCCATGCCAACAGGAAGCAGCCGCTCCGTTACCATTTATTTACTTACTATATAAAACCTTAATGAACGACGACGGGAGCCTGCTCAGGTCGGTGTGTCGCGTGCAGTGGGTAACAATGACACAGTTGGCAGGTACCGGCCGGTGAACTGTGTCATTCTGACCCAGCACCGGTCGCTTGCCGGGGAGAAATGCGCCCAAAGTACGCCATGACAACGCCTCAGGAACCGATCGCGACCTCTTCACTGGCCGGGACCCTTCCACAACACACCGCGTAACGCCTCAGGAACCGATCGCGACCTCTTCACTGGCCGGGACCCTTCCACAACACACCGCGTACGGCAGCGCGCTGCCGCACACGCAGGGATCGGCCGCCGACGGCCGGCGCCCGCGCATGAAGTCCACCGCGATGGTATTGCCGGGCGGCGCACTTGGCAGGCGCAGCAGCGGAAACGGTATCGTCAGGTTCATGAACAGGTCGCGCCGCTGCTCGGTGGTCAGGCCTTCCAGCACGCCGCCGCGCAGCAACTCGGTAAAGTGTCCCCACAGCAGGTCGCGCAGCATGTCCGATTCGGCCGGGCCCAGCGGCAGCCGTCCGCCTCCGGCGACGTAGCGGGACAGTTGCAACGAGTGGAATGCCCGCCAGTCGTCCAGAATCCGGTGGTGCTGCCGCGGCATGCCGTAGTCGTTGCTGCAGCGGCGAATGAGGCGCGCCAGCCGCGCCTGCTTGCGCGTGCGCTGCGCATCCACCCAGCAGCGCAGCGCGGCATCGCGGCGGCCCAGGCGCGCACAGGCGAACCCCAGCGCCCGGAGCGCGGCGGCCAGCTCCGAGCGCTCGCTGGCGGGACACTCGGCCACGGCGGCGGTGAGCAGTTGCAGGGCCTTGCGATTGCGGTGGCGCCGCAGAGCGCGGCGCCCGTTGCGGAACTGTTGCCGCGACAACTGTCGCCGCCTCGGCGCCGTCCGGCGTGGCTCTCCCACCCCCCGAAGATACCTAGCTCATCGTCCACAGGCCACCGTGACCGGCCCCGTCGAGGCTCGGTTTCGGTTGACGCCAATTTCGCCGCGTCCGTATATTGCGCGCGAGCCTTACACGTCAAATCAAACTTCATTCATTTGCTCACAGGAGGATATAGCCATGACCATCAAGCCTCTCGGTGATCGCGTACTGGTCAAGGTCGAAGAAGCGGACCAGAAGACGGCCGGCGGTATCTACATTCCGGATACGGCGCAGGAAAAGACCCAGAACGGGGTCGTTCTGGCGATCGGCGACGACGAGGAGATCACCGTCAAGGTCGACGACAAGATCATCTATGACAAGTACGCGGGCACCACGGTCAAGGTGGGCGACGAGGAGCAGTTGATCCTCAAGGCCGCGGACATCCTGGCGGTGTTCAGCTAAGGACCCGCTCCCCTTGTTCAAGAAGCCCGTCAACGTGACGGGCTTTTTTTCTGCCCGGACGGGTCCTCCCCTGCCGTCCCACCGGACGTCCGATTGCAACCGAGGTACTCGCGCACCCGGTCCACCAGTTCCGCCCCCGGCGCGTTTTCCAGGCGCACGTCCGGCAGCGAGCGCAGAAACTCCGCCCCGTAGCTCTTGCGCGCCAGGCGCACGTCGAGGAACAGCACCACGCCGCGGTCGTCGTGCCGCCGGATCAGGCGGCCGAAACCCTGCCGTACGCGCATCACGGCACGTGGCAGCGTGAGGGCCAGGAACGGGTCGGCGCCGCTCTGTGCCACCCGCGCCATCTGTGCCGCGGCCACCGGGTGGCTCGGAACCGAGAACGGCAGGCGGCAGATCACTACCAGGCTGAGCGCTTCGCCCGGCGCGTCGATGCCCTCCCAGAACGAATCGGTCGCCAGCAGCACGCTCGCGGTGTCGCCGCGGAACCGGTCCAGCAGGCGATGGCGGTCGTCGTCGCCCTGGCGCAGGACGGTGATGCCGGCGGCCGCCAGCGGTTCCTGGACCTGGCGAAATGAACGGTCCAGCATCGCGTACGAGGTGAACAGCACCAGCGCCCGCCCGCGGCTGGCGCGCAGCACCGCGACCAGGTAGCGGCCGAGCCACGCCTGGTGTTCGGCGGCGGTGGGCTCCGGAGCATCGATCGGGATGCCGGCCAGTGCCTGCTCCCGGTACGCAAAGGGCGACGGATACTGCTCGGTGAATACCGGCCGCGAGGTGACCTCGGCAAGCCCCACCCGCCCGCACCAGAACCCGAAGTCGCCGGCAACGGTCAGCGTCGCCGAGGTCAGCACCACGCTCGGATAGCGGTCGAAAATCGCCGCCCGCATCAGCGGCGCCACCTCCACCGGCGTCACCACGAGCCGCGCCGCCGCCGTGCCGTCGCGGCGGCGGAAACCCTCCACCCAGCGCACGGCGTTGCCCGCCAGGTGGCCGTCCGCAGGTGCCGGCACAGTGCTCAGGCGCTCGCACAGTTGGGCGGCGGCGCGCATGCGGCGCGCCTGGATGCGCAATTCCACCGCATCGGCGTCAT
This window of the Spirochaetaceae bacterium genome carries:
- the ppdK gene encoding pyruvate, phosphate dikinase — translated: MPEKNQSTKNVYFFGAGSAEGKAEMKELLGGKGANLAEMTNLGIPVPPGFTISTEVCAAFYDNDRTYPAGLREEVAEHLERLETMMGKKLGDAGDPLLVSVRSGAAQSMPGMMDTVLNLGLNDAAVEGLAEQSGNARFAKDAYRRFIQMYGDVVMGVKHEHFEHALDAAKERKGVTEDTDLDADDLDGVIAAYQEIYAGHTGSPFPQAPLDQLWGAIDAVFGSWNSTRAIRYRQIEGIKGLLGTAVNVQSMVFGNFGDDSGTGVCFTRDPSTGENTFYGEYLINAQGEDVVAGIRTPLPLSQLRDTAPEMMTQLEGVRERLEKHYRDMQDMEFTIQQGRLFLLQTRNGKRTGPAAVKLAIDMVDEGLVSRQEAIGRVTADLLDQCLHPMIRAEARPSAKVLATGLNASPGAATGQVVFTAEDAEEWVAQGKRVLLVRRETSPEDIGGMHAAEGILTATGGMTSHAAVVARGMGTPCVAGCKEVMISGTTASIDGFPVEEGQWMTIDGGTGEVFDRELPLITPKVAGDLATFLEWTDEVRDGASREGLEGFGIRTNADLPRDAQVAREFGAEGIGLCRTEHMFFDEGKLEIFQEMIVAEDAATRKAALDRLLPLQREDFAGIFRAMDGFPVTVRLLDPPLHEFVPKTEADAAALAQASGVPLDRLQAKIEALHEMNPMLGHRGCRLGITYPEIYDMQVRAIMEAACAVAAGGAGVLPEIMIPLVGTVEELSRLRERAEKVAADVLANAGTRVDYQIGTMIEIPRAAVTADRVAEAADFFSFGTNDLTQMMFGYSRDDAGVFLPEYVEKGILEEDPFQVLDREGVGTVVEMGVQRGRATKPDLKVGICGEHGGDPSSIEFCYQAGMNYVSCSPYRVPIARLAAAHAVLGISP
- a CDS encoding Uma2 family endonuclease, which produces MAEYRAAAVPRPVRRETPRLEFPGCRPVRISRADLESCERRIEYWDAATETAMVCDPVSVYHEHAGQRLRELLTLIAQVRGSPIATFGAADLLLRDADGAWRRILEADQTVYLHPRTTRPPGARIEVGTDALPDVVLEVDNTTDVRRGKLSLYESWGFPEVWVEVPDKSSPSRPAGLHSGLTIYLLEHGSFRTAPVSRAFPGWTAAEIHPALNELELSDATMAVLRRLGRTLGAALGTGPDVDPLLRTERRESRAEGLLAGRTAGHAEGRAEARAATQREAVLQVLKLRGLPVSAALSRHLAQLQGVSTAALVEAALHCRDEDDFLRRTRRKQR
- a CDS encoding tetratricopeptide repeat protein, yielding MAFSPARKLEHIINVLDQLDESERELWLTPIDPSYSDYHDIISGPWAQQRRSDQERFEAADVAMRYKRMAVTTRSWRTRSVSLQCSVAQAVMRDEYQNDTAGALRILHEALARVGDDPILLRALANVYFRNGDYGSALTIYRGMAMQMASNLVERAFMLRKAAICASKCGELLQAQEWFLEAAAAARSVIAGGHDMAPIEIGLRADSAVAGFEAGNRGDALRSLADAVQALSDIDPDESLRSAYCHRVVRHSVLWVLSRAGEGGGTMYGTAISLDAGSCSNPEPPSTIRELPLGHIDIVWYMLARIEVTLGIDVGISETFEDRLGRGPIPVMEIDRRTKHIRQAVVNHDVTRFVEHYKEYLEAQSHLSDLYTQGGDRFDPSNPPRGLIPVLDREALSQPVSAQAARDAVIAFGIYATIAGGTEKITELGRALDGMFPTGYPGKSILDHWADGQNSVGVFDRFTLAVIKAVVRVEHAVPSLYWTSGVCFVACTKESRFKDLLTGRLAAWQRLEWQRIVESESFRLLRPQQTVPPIEKVLELPTDDLSFVAKLLLAAAESVDTSRIPGYREILKPLVVEE
- a CDS encoding histidine phosphatase family protein produces the protein MELYLIRHGQSANNLREQALAAHGGALPAVTAPRMADPPLTDLGKQQARLAGESLRDEGITTLYCGPMLRTLQTARIIGELLDLSPHVFVGLHEWGGVWEPRSDENSVQLPGLTRNEMSATFPGYVLPADVTDRGWWFHDWAGDRAMLELAHRNALSFIAHLEEDHGDADHRIAAILHSGSGSSLVSALFGIPLHTKWQERFVHDNAGISRISITPDHRQLRYLNRIDHLSNTDARSKPPR
- a CDS encoding sigma-70 family RNA polymerase sigma factor, which codes for MPQRKSTSARKPVTRQRSTADSGDDSVLSLYLRDINRIPLLTREQEVDLATRARDGDEAAKEHLVRANLRFVVNVAKKYQNQGLPLIDLISEGNIGLMNAVERFDVTKGYHFISYAVWWIRQAILKAVCEKSRMIRLPLNRANELVQIEKARKQLQGDRSAEPNLASVAKEVDMAPAHVESLVSISRDLVSLDSPVGTDRDASSIGDFVADTEYQSPEDQAYDSALKDQINKVLATLTEKEADIIVRRFGLNGKQPLSLKEIGSRYSLTKERIRQIEKKALRRLRHPSRSQHLEAFANSA
- a CDS encoding SEC-C domain-containing protein, producing the protein MSRQQFRNGRRALRRHRNRKALQLLTAAVAECPASERSELAAALRALGFACARLGRRDAALRCWVDAQRTRKQARLARLIRRCSNDYGMPRQHHRILDDWRAFHSLQLSRYVAGGGRLPLGPAESDMLRDLLWGHFTELLRGGVLEGLTTEQRRDLFMNLTIPFPLLRLPSAPPGNTIAVDFMRGRRPSAADPCVCGSALPYAVCCGRVPASEEVAIGS
- a CDS encoding co-chaperone GroES, which gives rise to MTIKPLGDRVLVKVEEADQKTAGGIYIPDTAQEKTQNGVVLAIGDDEEITVKVDDKIIYDKYAGTTVKVGDEEQLILKAADILAVFS